In Streptomyces sclerotialus, the DNA window GCGCCCGACGGCGGCGTCGGCATCCCCTGGCTGGACCTGCGCCGGATCGCCGGTGGTCTGGACCGGCTGCCCGCCGGTCCCCTGCGAATCACCGAACCGGCCGTGGAGATCCCGCAGTTCTACGCCCTGCTCGGGCAGAACGCGCACCGCACCCCCGCCGTCCGCTCGCTGCGCCGCGCCTGGGTGCAGCCCGCGCTCGGCGTCCCCTATCTCGCGATCGGCCTGGATCTGTACGACACGGGGCGGGCCGCTGTGGAGTCGGTACGGCTGATGATGCAGCAGTCCATCAGCGCGGTACCGGAGGGGCTGCCGGTCTCCACGGTGGCCATGGACGACGAGTACGACCCCGTCGGCATGTGGATGCGTGCCTACTCCCGTCCCTTCTTCGACCGTGGGGCGCACGGCCCCGCACCCGCCCCGGCCGCCTCGTACGGTTACGGTTACCCCCGCCCCTACTGAGGTCACGCGCGGCCCGTGGCGTGGTGGGTGCCGCCACCCTTCCGTGGGCCGTACTGTGCCGAATTGCCCCCGTGTGTACCGCCGTTGGGGTCGCCGCGAGCCGGTGTGCGAACCGCTCAGCCGTCCGTGATGTCCGTATAACGGAATGCCGTGGAGCACATCACAGTTGCGCATCCTTTCCCCGGCAGGACTGGTGACTGATCGCGACTCGGATGAAGACTCCCGCAGCAGGGGTCTAGACCCTGTGTGCGACAAGCAACTCGACCACTGTCGCGCGGACATCCGAAAACCGATGAGCTTCCAGCGACCTCCGGACCGTCCGCCGGCGTGCACACCAGTGATGTGAACCGAGCCGCCGACGCGGCGGGCGTGGGCCGGCCACAGGGCGGCCGAGAGGGGTCAAAGGCACCGTGACCGCACCGATCGAGACCACCGGGGCGGCTGCTGAGGCGCAGCCGGAAGCGGTGCTGGAAGGCGTCGAGAGCAAGCGGATCGTAGGGCGCTCGCTCGGCCAGATCGCCTGGCTGCGCTTCAAGCGCGACAAGGTCGCGGTGGCCGGTGCCATCGTTGTCATCCTCCTCATCGTCATCGCCGCGCTCTCCCGGCCGCTGCAGTCACTGCTCGGCCTGGACCCGAACCAGCCGAACCAGTCGCTGATCGACCCCAACACCACCCTGCCGCTGGGCGACTTCGGCGGCATGAGCGCGGACCACCCGCTCGGCGTGGACCCCAAGTTCGGCCGTGACCTGCTCGCGCGGGTCCTGGAGGGCTCCTGGGTCTCGCTCATCGTGGCGTTCGGCGCGACGCTGCTGTCGGTGGCGATCGGCACGGTCCTCGGCGTGGTGGCGGGCTTCTACCGGGGCCGGGTGGACGCGGTGATCAGCCGGATGATGGACGTCTTCCTGGCGTTCCCGCTGCTGCTCTTCGCCATCGCCATCTCCGCCTCGCTGCAGGGCGGAGCCTTCGGCCTGGAGGGCCTGCCGCTGCACATCTCGGTCCTGATCTTCGTGATCGGCTTCTTCAACTGGCCGTACATGGGCCGCATCGTGCGGGCCCAGACGCTGTCGCTGCGGGAGCGCGAATTCGTCGACGCGGCCAAGGGGCTGGGCGCCCGCGGACCGTTCATCCTCTTCCGGGAGCTGCTGCCGAACCTGGTGGGGCCCATCGTGGTGTACTCCACGCTGCTGATCCCCTCCAACATCCTCTTCGAGGCGGCGCTCAGCTTCCTCGGTGTCGGTATCCAGCCCCCCCAGTCCTCCTGGGGCGGGATGCTCAACCAGGCGGTCAAGTACTACGAGGTCGACCCCCAGTACATGCTCGTCCCCGGCCTCGCGATCTTCGTCACCGTGCTCGCGTTCAACCTGCTCGGTGACGGCCTGCGGGACGCGCTGGACCCGCGCAGCCGCTGAGCCGCTCCGGCAGTGCCCGGGCAGTCCCGGCAGTTCCACCGAAGTTTCCGACGAACGAAGGGGAAACCGACCATCATGCGAAGGTCAGTTCCGGTCGCGATGATCGCGGCCATATCCAGTGCGGGCCTTGTGCTGGCCGGCTGCAGTGGCGGCAAGGACTCCGCCAACGGGTCGTCCGAGGCGAACGCCGCCACCAAGGGCATCGTCAACGCCTCCGACGCCAAGGGCGGGACGGTCAACTACGCGATCAGCGACGCCCCCGAGTCCTTCGACCCGGGCAACACCTACTACGCCTTCATCTACAACTTCAGCCGTCTCTACGCGCGTCCCCTGACCACCTTCAAGCCGGCCCCCGGCGAGAAGGGCAACGAGCTGGTCCCGGACCTCGCCGAGTCGATGGGCAAGCCCTCCGACGGCGGGAAGACCTGGACGTACAAGATCCGCAAGGGCGTGAAGTACGAGGACGGCAAGGAAGTCACCTCGCAGGACGTCAAGTACGCGGTCGAGCGCTCCAACTTCGCGCGCGACACCCTCTCCCTCGGCCCGAACTACTTCCAGCAGTTCCTGGTGGACGAGGACAAGTACAAGGGTCCGTACAAGGACAAGTCCAAGGCCGGGCTGAAGTCCATCGAGACGCCGGACGACCACACGATCGTCTTCCACCTGAAGAAGCCGTTCGCGGAGTTCGACTACCTGGTCTCGGCGCCGCAGACCGCGCCGGTGCCGCAGGCCAAGGACAAGGGCGCGGACTACACCCGGTCCGTGGTCTCCACCGGCAGCTACAAGTTCAAGAGCTACCAGGAGGGCAAGCAGCTCGTCCTGGAGCGCAACCCGCAGTGGTCCGCCAAGACCGACCCGCTGCGCAAGCAGCTCCCGGACAAGATCGTCCTGAAGATGAAGGTCGCCCAGTCGACCATCGACAAGGACCTGAAGTCCGGCAACACCCACATCGACCTCGCCGGGCGCGGCGTGGACGGCCAGACCCAGGCCCAGCTGCTGACCGACCCGTCGGAGAAGGCCAACACCGACAACGCGCTCGGCCAGCGGCTGGTCTACACGGCGATCAACACCAAGGTGAAGCCGTTCGACAAGCTGGCCTGCCGCCAGGCGGTGCAGTACGCGATCGACAAGAAGGCCGTGCAGACCTCGCTCGGCGGCCCGATCCGCGGTGACATCGCCTCCACCGTCCTGCCGACCGACATCGCCGGGTACCAGAAGTTCGACCTGTACCCGCAGAAGTACGACGCCAAGGACAAGCTGGACCTGACCGAGGCGAAGAAGAAGTGGAGCGAGTGCGGTGCCGGCAAGGTCGACACCACCATCCTCGCCCGCTCGGACCGCCAGGACGAGGTCGACGCGGCCACCACGGTCATCGACTCGCTGAAGAAGATCGGCATCAACGCCAAGATCCAGCAGTACCCGACGAGCAAGTACTTCTCGGACTACGCCGGTGTGCCGAAGTTCAACAAGAAGAACAACGTCGGTCTGATCATGATGCAGTGGGGCTCGGACTTCCCGACCGGCTACGGCTACCTGCAGCAGATCCTGAACGGCAAGGCGATCAGCCAGTCCGGTAACACCAACCTCTCGGAGCTGGACGACCCGGAGATCAACAAGCTGCTCGACACCGCCATCGCCGACACCGACCAGGCCGCGCGCGAGAAGGCGTACCACGAGATCGACAAGAAGACGATGGAGCAGGCGGTGATCGTGCCGCTGACCTACTTCAAGGTGCTGATGTACCGCTCGCCGGAGGCCACGAACCTGGTGTCCACCTCGGCCTTCAGCGGTCAGTACGACTACCTCAACGTCGGCGTCAAGAAGTAGCAGCCCCGGAAGGCAGGTGAAGGCATTGGTGCCCGCCCGGCGGCGGCCGGCGGGCACCGACGCCGCAGTCCCGTGTTCTCGTACATCATCCGCAGGTTGATCAGCGCAGTGATCCTGCTGCTGATCGTCAGCGCGGTCACCTTCGGCATCTTCTTCGTGCTGCCGAAGCTGGCCGGGCAGTCCACCGACCAGCTCGCGCAGCAGTACATCGGCAAGGCCCCCACGCCCGCGGACATCGCCGCGGTGAAGAAGAACCTCGGCTTGGACAAGCCGGTGTACGAGCAGTTCTGGGACTTCCTCAAGGGCATCTTCGTCGGCGTCGACTACAAGTTCGGGCCCGAAGCGGCCCGCTGCAACTTCCCGTGCTTCGGCTACTCCTTCAAGACCCACATCGAGGTCTGGCCCGAGATCCAGTCCCGGCTCCCGGTGACCCTGTCGCTGGCCGCCGGTGCCGCGGTCGTCTGGGTCGTCTCCGGTGTGGCCACCGGCGTGCTGTCCGCGCTGCGTCCCGGCTCGCTCTTCGACCGTGCCGCGATGGGCGTGGCGCTGGCCGGCGTCTCGCTCCCCATGTTCTTCACCGGCGCCCTGGCGCTGGCCCTCTTCACCTACCAGTGGCCGGTCTTCGAGCGCAGTGACTACGTACCGCTGCTGGAGGACCCGTTCCTCTGGGCACGCACCCTGGTCCTGCCCTGGGTCACCCTGGCGTTCCTCTACTCGGCGCTGTACGCCCGGCTCACCCGGGCGGGCATGCTGGAGACGCTGAACGAGGACTTCATCCGTACCGCCCGGGCCAAGGGTCTGCGCGAGCGCAAGGTCGTCGTCCGGCACGGCCTGCGCGCCGCGCTCACCCCGATCATCACCGTCTTCGGCATGGACCTCGGTCTGCTGCTCGGCGGCGCGCTCATCACCGAGCAGGTCTTCTCCCTCCAGGGCGTCGGCGCCTTCGCCGTCCAGGCGATCACCGCCAACGACCTGCCCAACATCCTCGGCGTCACCCTTCTCGCCGCGTTCTTCATCGTCCTGTGCAACCTGGTGGTGGACATCCTGTACGCCGCCGTCGACCCGCGGGTGAGGCTCTCGTGACCGACTCCGACGACCTGACGAAGACCGGCCCGGCGGCGTCCGCGGCGGCGATCGCCGAGCCGGTGGCGGACGGCGGCGCGGCGCCGTCGGCCTTCCTCGAAGTACGCGACCTGAAGGTCCACTTCCCGACCGACGACGGCATCGTGAAGTCCGTCGACGGGCTCTCCTTCAAGCTGGAGAAGGGGAAGACCCTCGGCATCGTCGGCGAGTCGGGGTCCGGCAAGTCCGTGACCTCGCTCGCCGTGATGGGCCTGCACCGGGCGTCCCGGCAGCAGCGCAGCAAGGTGCGGATGTCCGGTGAGATCTGGCTGGACGGCAAGGAACTGATCTCCGCCGACCCCGACGACGTACGGCGGCTGCGCGGCCGCGAGATGGCGATGATCTTCCAGGACCCGCTGTCCGCGCTGCACCCCTTCTACTCGGTCGGCAACCAGATCGTGGAGGCGTACCGCGTCCACCACGACGTCGACAAGAAGACCGCGCGCAAGCGGGCCGTCGAGATGCTGGACCGGGTGGGCATCCCGCAGCCGGACAAGCGGGTGGACGACCACCCGCACCAGTTCTCCGGCGGCATGCGGCAGCGCGCGATGATCGCGATGGCGCTGGTCAACAACCCGGAGCTGCTGATCGCCGACGAGCCGACCACCGCGCTGGACGTGACCGTCCAGGCGCAGATCCTGGACCTGATCCGGGACCTGCAGAAGGAGTTCGGCTCGGCGGTCATCATCATCACCCACGACCTCGGCGTGGTCGCCGAGCTCGCGGACGACCTGCTGGTGATGTACGGCGGGCGGTGCGTGGAGCGCGGCCCCGCCGAGAAGGTCTTCTACGAGCCGCAGCACCCCTACACCTGGGGCCTGCTCGGCTCCATGCCGCGCATCGACCGCGAGCAGACCGACCGCCTGATCCCGGTCAAGGGATCGCCGCCCAGCCTGATCAACGTCCCCGCCGGCTGTGCCTTCAACCCGCGCTGCCCGTACGCGGACGTACCGAAGGACAACCTCACCCGTACCGTCCGCCCCGAGCTGCGTGAGGTCGAGGGAGGCCACTTCTCCGCCTGCCACATGTCGCAGGAGGAGCGGGAGCGGATCTGGACCGAAGAGATTGCGCCGAAGCTGTGACCGAGACGACTGACGAGAAGAACCCGAAGCCGGTCCTCACCAAGGCGGAGCCCGGTGCCGACGGGGCCGGGCCCCTGCTGAAGGTGCGCGGCCTGGTCCGGCACTTCCCGATCACCAAGGGGCTGCTCAGGCGCCAGGTGGGCGCGGTGCAGGCGGTCGACGGCATCGACTTCGACGTGTACCCGGGCGAGACGCTGGGCGTGGTCGGCGAGTCCGGCTGCGGCAAGTCCACGATGGGCCGGCTGATCACCCGGCTCGACGAGCCGACCGGCGGCACCATCGAGTTCGAGGGCCGGGACATCACGCACCTGTCGACCGGCGGGATGCGCCCGATGCGCCGCGACGTCCAGATGATCTTCCAGGACCCGTACGGCTCGCTGAACCCCCGGCACACCATCGGCGGCATCGTCGGCACCCCCTTCCGCCTCCAGAACGTCGAGCCCGAGGGCGGCGTGAAGAAGGAGGTGCAGCGGCTGCTGGAGCTGGTGGGCCTGAGCCCGGAGCACTACAACCGGTACCCGCACGAGTTCTCCGGCGGCCAGCGCCAGCGCATCGGCATCGCCCGCGCGCTCGCGCTCAAGCCCAAGCTGGTCGTCGCCGACGAGCCGGTCTCCGCGCTGGACGTCTCCATCCAGGCCCAGGTCGTGAACCTGATGGACGACCTCCAGGAGGAGCTGGGCCTGACGTACGTGATCATCGCGCACGACCTGTCGGTCATCCGGCACGTCTCGGACCGCATCGCGGTGATGTACCTCGGCAAGATCGTGGAACTGGCGGACCGGACGTCGCTGTACGAGGCGCCGATGCACCCGTACACCAAGGCACTGCTCTCGGCCGTGCCCGTGCCGGACCCCAAGCGCCGCACGCAGCGCGACCGCATCCTGCTCAAGGGCGACGTGCCCTCGCCGATCAACCCGCCGTCGGGCTGCCGCTTCCGCACCCGCTGCTGGAAGGCGACGGAGGTGTGCACGACGACAGAACCGCCGCTGGTGGCGCTGCGCACCGGGCACCAGGTGGCGTGCCACCACCCGGAGAATGCGCCCGGCGAGGCGGCGGAGTAGTCGGGTCGCGGGTCGCCGGGCGCCGGGCAGCAGCCCGGTGACCGGCGGCCAAGACACCCCTACCGGTCGGTAATAATTCCCTGTACCGTGCATCGCATGGCACAGGTGACCATTGGTAACAGCGAGTTCGACCGTGACACGGCGATCGTCCGCCGCTCTCCCGGCGTCTACGACGCCGAGCTCTCCGCCGGCTGGACGATCATCCACGCGGTCAACGGGGGTTACCTCCTCGCGCTGATGGGCCGCGCACTGGGCGACGCGCTGCCGCACCCGGACCCGATGACGGTCACCGCCCACTACCTCACGGCGTCCAGGCCGGGCCCCGCCGTCATCCGTACCGAGGTCGTCCGCACCGGCCGCACCATGTCCACCGGTACGGCGACCCTCGTCCAGTTCGAGGAGGACGGCAGCGAGGTCGAGCGGCTGCG includes these proteins:
- a CDS encoding ABC transporter substrate-binding protein, which translates into the protein MRRSVPVAMIAAISSAGLVLAGCSGGKDSANGSSEANAATKGIVNASDAKGGTVNYAISDAPESFDPGNTYYAFIYNFSRLYARPLTTFKPAPGEKGNELVPDLAESMGKPSDGGKTWTYKIRKGVKYEDGKEVTSQDVKYAVERSNFARDTLSLGPNYFQQFLVDEDKYKGPYKDKSKAGLKSIETPDDHTIVFHLKKPFAEFDYLVSAPQTAPVPQAKDKGADYTRSVVSTGSYKFKSYQEGKQLVLERNPQWSAKTDPLRKQLPDKIVLKMKVAQSTIDKDLKSGNTHIDLAGRGVDGQTQAQLLTDPSEKANTDNALGQRLVYTAINTKVKPFDKLACRQAVQYAIDKKAVQTSLGGPIRGDIASTVLPTDIAGYQKFDLYPQKYDAKDKLDLTEAKKKWSECGAGKVDTTILARSDRQDEVDAATTVIDSLKKIGINAKIQQYPTSKYFSDYAGVPKFNKKNNVGLIMMQWGSDFPTGYGYLQQILNGKAISQSGNTNLSELDDPEINKLLDTAIADTDQAAREKAYHEIDKKTMEQAVIVPLTYFKVLMYRSPEATNLVSTSAFSGQYDYLNVGVKK
- a CDS encoding ABC transporter ATP-binding protein, with amino-acid sequence MTETTDEKNPKPVLTKAEPGADGAGPLLKVRGLVRHFPITKGLLRRQVGAVQAVDGIDFDVYPGETLGVVGESGCGKSTMGRLITRLDEPTGGTIEFEGRDITHLSTGGMRPMRRDVQMIFQDPYGSLNPRHTIGGIVGTPFRLQNVEPEGGVKKEVQRLLELVGLSPEHYNRYPHEFSGGQRQRIGIARALALKPKLVVADEPVSALDVSIQAQVVNLMDDLQEELGLTYVIIAHDLSVIRHVSDRIAVMYLGKIVELADRTSLYEAPMHPYTKALLSAVPVPDPKRRTQRDRILLKGDVPSPINPPSGCRFRTRCWKATEVCTTTEPPLVALRTGHQVACHHPENAPGEAAE
- a CDS encoding ABC transporter permease gives rise to the protein MTAPIETTGAAAEAQPEAVLEGVESKRIVGRSLGQIAWLRFKRDKVAVAGAIVVILLIVIAALSRPLQSLLGLDPNQPNQSLIDPNTTLPLGDFGGMSADHPLGVDPKFGRDLLARVLEGSWVSLIVAFGATLLSVAIGTVLGVVAGFYRGRVDAVISRMMDVFLAFPLLLFAIAISASLQGGAFGLEGLPLHISVLIFVIGFFNWPYMGRIVRAQTLSLREREFVDAAKGLGARGPFILFRELLPNLVGPIVVYSTLLIPSNILFEAALSFLGVGIQPPQSSWGGMLNQAVKYYEVDPQYMLVPGLAIFVTVLAFNLLGDGLRDALDPRSR
- a CDS encoding ABC transporter ATP-binding protein; the protein is MTDSDDLTKTGPAASAAAIAEPVADGGAAPSAFLEVRDLKVHFPTDDGIVKSVDGLSFKLEKGKTLGIVGESGSGKSVTSLAVMGLHRASRQQRSKVRMSGEIWLDGKELISADPDDVRRLRGREMAMIFQDPLSALHPFYSVGNQIVEAYRVHHDVDKKTARKRAVEMLDRVGIPQPDKRVDDHPHQFSGGMRQRAMIAMALVNNPELLIADEPTTALDVTVQAQILDLIRDLQKEFGSAVIIITHDLGVVAELADDLLVMYGGRCVERGPAEKVFYEPQHPYTWGLLGSMPRIDREQTDRLIPVKGSPPSLINVPAGCAFNPRCPYADVPKDNLTRTVRPELREVEGGHFSACHMSQEERERIWTEEIAPKL
- a CDS encoding ABC transporter permease; this encodes MFSYIIRRLISAVILLLIVSAVTFGIFFVLPKLAGQSTDQLAQQYIGKAPTPADIAAVKKNLGLDKPVYEQFWDFLKGIFVGVDYKFGPEAARCNFPCFGYSFKTHIEVWPEIQSRLPVTLSLAAGAAVVWVVSGVATGVLSALRPGSLFDRAAMGVALAGVSLPMFFTGALALALFTYQWPVFERSDYVPLLEDPFLWARTLVLPWVTLAFLYSALYARLTRAGMLETLNEDFIRTARAKGLRERKVVVRHGLRAALTPIITVFGMDLGLLLGGALITEQVFSLQGVGAFAVQAITANDLPNILGVTLLAAFFIVLCNLVVDILYAAVDPRVRLS
- a CDS encoding enhanced serine sensitivity protein SseB C-terminal domain-containing protein, yielding MSAGAHQGAAAGQVEQVLQQVSPGRYDAYEALLQALSGGQVWMLLWQGQAGAPDAQYGNMEVDGLGYAPCVTSPAELAASGWTRAHEVVPGAEIAAALYPDRWGLWLNPHAPDGGVGIPWLDLRRIAGGLDRLPAGPLRITEPAVEIPQFYALLGQNAHRTPAVRSLRRAWVQPALGVPYLAIGLDLYDTGRAAVESVRLMMQQSISAVPEGLPVSTVAMDDEYDPVGMWMRAYSRPFFDRGAHGPAPAPAASYGYGYPRPY